The sequence below is a genomic window from Coffea arabica cultivar ET-39 chromosome 8e, Coffea Arabica ET-39 HiFi, whole genome shotgun sequence.
CGGACGAAGGGATGCCTCCTCCACCTGCTAAGTGGAAGGGAAGATGTGAGTTCAATTTCACTGGAGCATGTAACAACAAACTCATTGGAGCAAGGTTTTTTAGGAGTGCTGGAGGAGGGACGCCCTTAGATGAAGAAGGCCATGGAACTCATACTGCAAGTACAGCAGCTGGAAACTTTGTCAAAGGGGCTAATGTATTTGGCAATGCTAACGGGACTGCAGTTGGAATTGCACCATTTGCTCATGTGGCCATGTACAAAGTATGTTCAAGTTCTTGCCCAGAAAGTGACATACTGGCTGCAATGGATGTTGCAATTGATGATGGCGTCGACATTCTTTCCATTTCGATTGGTGGGTTTTCTAGTTCTTTCTATGATGACAACATAGCACTTGGTGCATTCAGTGCAATGGAGAAAGGGATCTTTGTGAGCTGCTCAGCCGGAAACAACGGTCCATTCAGTAGCTCTTTGGCAAATGAGGCCCCTTGGATTCTCACAGTTGGTGCAAGTACCATTGATAGAAAAACAACGGCCACTGCTGTGCTTGGAGACAATCAAGAATTTGATGGCCAGACGCTTTTCCAGCCTAAGAATTTCCGTCACACACAACTGCCTCTCATTTACCCCGGATTATTGAATGCAAGTGATTTCGGTGCTCCAACTTGTGGTTCAAGCACACTGAACAAGACTGATATCAGGGGCAAGATCGTGTTGTGCATGATAGGTGGATCAACAACAAGAATTGAAAAAGGCAAATTAATAAAAGATGCTGGCGGTGCTGGAATGATACTCATGAACACTCAATCCCGAGCCAATACTACATTAGCAGATGCTCATGTTCTCCCTGCTACTCACATTGGTTATGCAGATGGACAGAAGATCATAAGCTATATAAACAGAACTTCCAATCCTACTGCTACAATCATGTTCAAAGGAACTATAATTGGAGATGTTCATGCTCCAGCTGTTGCGGGGTTTTCCTCTAGAGGTCCTAGCTTGGTGAGCCCAGGGATCTTGAAGCCTGATATTATTGGTCCTGGAGTAAACATCCTTGCAGCTTGGCCTGTCTCTGTCGAGAACAACACCAACGCAACATCCACATTCAACATTATCTCTGGCACTTCAATGTCTTGTCCTCATCTTAGCGGTATTGCTGCACTTCTCAAAAGTTCCCATCCTGATTGGTCTCCGGCTGCTATTAAATCAGCAATCATGACCACTGCTGATCTACTAAACATTGAGAACAGGCTTATTGAGGATGAAAGATACCTTCCTGCTAACATTTTCGCCACTGGTGCAGGCCATGTCAATCCCTCAAAAGCAAATGACCCTGGACTTGTTTATGACATCCTTCCTGAAGATTACACTCCATATTTGTGCGGCTTGAACTATACAAGTCGACAAGTTGCTATCATTTTACAACGAAAGGTGAACTGCACAGAAACCATACCTGAAGCACAGCTGAATTATCCTTCATTTGCCATCAGACTAGGATCATCAAGCACTCCCCAGACGTATACAAGAACCGTTACTAATGTTGGTGATGCTAATGAATCTTACAAGGTCCAGATTATTCCACCAACAGGTGTTTCCGTAGCTGTTGGGCCTTCAACACTCAACTTTTCAGAGCAGAACCAGAGGTTGACATATCAAGTGACTTTTAGCCGAACGGCAAATAGCTTCAGTGGCACAGTCCATGGATTTGTTATCTGGTCTTCTGCCAAGCACTTCGTCAGGAGCCCAGTAGCAGCTACTTTTCTCTGACTCTCTGAGACAAGATAGAAGAGTTTTCTTTTATCATCTGTgattttaatctttttctttcacgATTTTTTGGATTCTGAATAATCTCACGTCTGTACTTTTCTTGTCtttatttgtcatttttttaGAATATGTTAAATTCCAATAACTAAGCAAGATCGCTTGCTTAATCACTCATCGATCTGTCAATAAATATTTCAATGGAAGTATTTAATCCTTCTGGTCTTTGGGCTCGAAGTTAGTGAAATTTTAAGGGCTTCTATAATTAATTTAGAAGAATTTGTATAAgtactcatatatatatatatgttaccGTTCAAAGCATTCTTATTTTCTAAATATGAGCTCAACCCTAATAACTACAACAAATTCTGATGCTGTTTTAACTTGATGATTACAAGGAAGTAAAAATGTTAATCATTGGTCATTGCTTCCAATATATATTATTACATGGTGAAAGTAATGCCTTTCCCCCGTTAAAGTTTCTACGCATTTTGGTTATTAGTCAAGAAACTGAATTTTATGGTACTATTCTTTTTTCTTGCTAATATCCTTCTAAAGCTACAAATCTGAAAGCCGTACGTTTGCATAACATGTCTCGTAGAAGTCAAATGTTTGAGGTCCTGAATCCACTCTTGCATGTTATCTGGCACTGCCATTCTTGGTCTTGTCTATGGCATTGTACCTGAAGATTAGATGACACATTTTGTGCTGCTTGATCCTACCACTATGCCTGCCATTCTTGGTCTTGTATATGACATTCTACCTGAAGATTAGATGCCACATTTGTGCGGCTGGCTTGATCCTACCGCAATGGAGGATTCCACTGATGGCTCCCATCCTTAGATCAACGGATGCAAAGACTATGTGAGGTTCGTTCTATATCAAATTAAATGTCACATTACGAAGTTGAGGGCTGGCCTAACAGCTTTGGAGCTATTCACGGACTCAAAATGATTAACTCAAATTATTAGTATCTCATGAATCCTAGACTTGTATACTATTCGTTTCCTTCCTCTCCCACCTGCGACTTAGGGCCTCATATATTTGATGGCTAGTAGAAATTAAGTCCAGCAGGAGAAGGCTTAGGTTGGTGGACAAAATacagaaaatttaaatgtaAGTCTTATCATGCCATATAAAACTAGAACAACTAATATTTGTGAATCATACCAGAACATTATGTCCCTACTATAAAATTATGAAAGTTATTAGTCATGAATTACAACTTATTAAAAACATTACACGCTACACAATTGTACTGTCAACTCTTCCACGAAAAAACTTCTAAGTAGCATATTTATACTCCAAACCACGTTCCCATGTTGGACTACTATTATATTGCTACTGATCAGTCTTCGACCAAAAAGAATTGTAAAGGATAATTACTAGTCAAGAAACTTTCCCAAAGCCAAAAGATAAAAGCCTAAGGTTCTTAGGAACCGCATCCTTGGGTAAAAACTATTTAAACAAGAATATTATAATGCTATCCTTTTGTTATGAAAAGCCATACACAGAAGTGAGAAACTTCAGGTCCTATAGGTGACCTAAAGTTTGTATCAtcctccaaaatccaactaCCATCGAACAAGGAAATGAAGTTGTATTTGCCAAAATTCACGAGTTCCAGCATTATTTACCAAAAGCAAACAAGGCAAATATTCAGATTCatcttatttttaaaaagttctACTAGAAATAAAGCTTGTAAATTTTGACTGTCAATATTTTAAGTAAAATCAAGTgcaaaaatcaactaaaatgtGCAGTTGAAGGAGATCAAAGACTTACCTATCCTTGTGGATTATGCAGAACAACTAGTTGAGGGAGCACTGCTAGTCATGATTTTCTTGTAAACTCTTCCTTCCTTCGTTGGGTTTAACTCTTATGCCTAGTTTGGGAGATGAGATTtgagcaaaaaagaaaaaaaaggaagagaaaggtAGCATTTCCCATGTTTGAGAGTTTTAAGTGAAATAGAAAGGAAGAGAATCTGActgatttggaaggaaaaagaGGCTGCTacagtttaaaaaaatttccagccCAAATCGGGCAGAAAGCAAATGAAAGCTAAGGAAaggctgcaatttttttttaaattgcccATTTTATCGTTAAAAAGTTATTGAATGAAATATTTATTGATCAATGTGTCCAAAATCACCTCCTTTCTTTCATAAACTCCCAAATAATATTAAaatctcttctcttcttttcttatcctttcttttctctcataacttaaactttctcttcttttcttttctatcctcaaCTCACAAACTAGCCATTAAGTAGGCAATTCCAATAAATTTCCACAGAAAATtcgaaaatcagaaaaaaaattagggtttttttgcTAAAATTTCATATGTTAATTAAGAGTTCATACAACtacaaaatttctcttcaaaagctCGAAAAGAAACTTATTAATGTTCTTATATCTAATATCAACAATAATATCAAAGAAtaaaagtaaaggaaaaaaaaaagcctataTCTAATCCCAAGCTCAGCTTGATGATAGCAAAGCCTGGATGACGGCAGCTAGGGTTCTTGACATGGTGAGTAgaagtcaaaatttttttgtgaaaattttgcGATTTCACATCGCAGTAAGAAAAGAGAACTGAGGTGGTGAGATGGCAGCTAGggttctttccatttttcaaaGGTGTTAAAATGCTTCTATGGTCGAtgttttgagatttttttgaCATTGTTTTGTCATTTGTGCACTAATTTACATTTTAACCCTTCTTTCCTTATCATAGCAAAAgaggtatttttgaaatttagaaGAACTTAATACCTAAATATGTAATTTAGTACacactaatatatatatatatattatattaacaaataaatgaatgaataaataaataaacaaataaatacatatatatattataaatatgtttCTTTATATATAGTAGGTACTGCTTAATTAGACTTGACAAGCTATCGAACTTAAACAAATGATCGATACTCGACTCATTTGATCGACAAGGTCGCGAGTTACTAGGTTCATTTGCATCCCTAGTCGTAACGCAGATGACATCCCATGTCACGATGCACTCTACATGTGCCTAACTCGCTGCTTCTTTTCAGTTTTGTCTCTATTTCGTTGTGCGACGTGGTGGAGCCTTCTTCTTAACTATTTTCATTTTGTGCGACGTGGTGGAGCCTTCTTCTTAactattttcattttcttttcgaCATGACAAGAgttcctgttttttttttaattgacaaTAAAAAGTTTAAGTGGTTTCAATTCCAATTATCAATGTAGACCATGACATAACTTTACAAAATATTTACCAACACaacttttacattttagaatcaaccaagtgtttttttttttttttgactattttagtATTGTGTGTCGTTATAATACGTTTTCTTGACAAAAATACTTGTGAATTGAATTTCATAAAAGCACAAGCACTCAAGTCGTAGAACTGAAGGCTTGAACATCATTACCTTAGAATTCTCTTTATTGTTTAGGTGCTTTTGACGTACAGCACAAGTAAGAAAACGAACTAGAGTCTAGAGCTAGCTAgccaaagagagaaaattcagTGGATGTTAACTAATAACTAATGTGTCAAACGCATTTAATTTCCCGACAACATTCGAAGGTATCAACAAGACTGAACAATCATGTGATGGCAAAGTTCGTAACTTGACAATCCATTAGCCCTTTTAAAGTGGAAAATGACACTCAAACACAAGTAGAATTTAAGAGGAAAATTATATTTAACCCTAAATATTATGTTGATTTGCTCTCGCAAAGTTGTGTTTTAAGGCGCAAAACCGCCTATAGAGAGATTCATCGTACTACCATCCTGCCAAAGATCCATACACAAAATCATGTGAAATTAGTCAATTTGTTTATGTCTTAATTTCTTCACATATATGCGCATACTTTTTAACATATACATGAGAAAAACCATTTTGACGTAGCTGGTTAagggaagtttttttttttcttcttcttttcctcttttaggCTATAATTTAACGTTACAGTAGAATGGTTCCAGATAAAACCAGCTCCTTTAGTTGTTTTTCAAATTATCAGTAACCTTGATTTTTTCTTGAGTTACGCAATTAGTTTTGTGAATAAATAGAATCGAGCATGATACTTGAAAAAGAGTAATATTGATTTAGTGAGCCTAGACATTGTAATAACTTTTAATTGGCATGAAGCAAACGAATAACGGATTCAAGTAATGGTCACGATAAGAGTTTCTCAAATACAAGTAAATAACAATCAGGGCCATCAGTGGTTCTCAGAGCTGGAGTGCTGCAATTTAGCAATTGACAACTAATGAAAACGATCAAAATAGAAACAGTAATCGTGTTGATTCATTCTTTGTTTAATTCTGTAGTGACTTACCTAAGACTAATGGCCAACAAGATATTCTATCAAGGATGATTCTGAGGGGTGTTTCCAAATTCTAACTAGAGTTTGACACACTTTGATATCTTTTGCTAGAAGATGCAGATGCCACGCCTGATAATTCATTGCTTCTCTTTCCCAATTTTGCAGTTTTTGGTATGCACTTCAGAATCGTATCAAAGAAAAACACAGCCCATCTGTATATAAATATGTTGTTATTTTAGCTGTAATTACTCGAAGAAAAACTCTGTTGTTCTTTAAACATGGCTGGCATGTTTGTTTTCCCTATTGCTTTCTTGCTTTTTAACTTCTCTTCAGCATTTTCTGATGAAACAAAACCAGTACCAGTCCAAACACAGCCAGCGAGAGACCCCTTAAAAAATTTAACAACTTACATTGTTCATTTAAGGCTGCCTGCTGGTGATAATTCTACCCAGTTGAATGACCTGGAAAGCTGGTACCAGTCCTTTTTGCCAAAAAATACAACAGGCCTGAATGATGCATCGCGCATGGTTCATTCCTACCGACATGTTTTCACCGGCTTTGCAGCCAAACTATCACCTGAGGAagttaaagaaatggagaagaaagaaggatttCTAGATGCTAGACCTGAAAAAACCTTGAACCTGCAGACAACCCACAGTCCTAAGTTCCTGGGTCTGTATACCAACCACCAATTTCAGTGGCAATATGGACGTGGAGAAGGTGTCATAATAGGCATTATAGACAGTGGAATTACACCTGGCCATCCATCCTTTAGTGATGAAGGTATGCAGCCTCCACCACCTTCTTGGAAAGGCAAATGTGAGTTTGTTGGAACTGGATGCAATAAAAAGCTCATTGGCGCAAGGGACTTACTCGGCCCTAAACCTGGACAACCTCTTGACGAAATTGGTCATGGCACTCATACTGCTAGCAcagctgctggaaattttgtgGAAGGTGCAAATGTATTGCGCCAAGCCAATGGCACAGCTGCTGGGATGGCCCCTCGTGCACACTTGTCCATTTACAGAGCCTGCTATCCTTCTGGAATGTGTACTGAGAGCGCCATTGTAGCTGCAATGGATTTTGCTATCCAAGACAATGTTACTATGCTGTCCATGTCACTTGGTGGaccttctaaacttcctttctTTGATGACCCCATTGCTCTCGGAGCTTTCCAAGCAAataaaaagggcatttttgtgaGCTGTTCTGCTTCCAACTCTGGTCCAGAAAATGGTTCTTTATCAAACGAGGCTCCCTGGATTCTCACGGTTGGTGCAAGCACAATTGACAGGGACATTAGGGCAACAGCCTTACTAGGCAACGGCGATGAATTTGATGGTCAGTCTATATACCAACCAACAGATTTTCCTCCCACTTTATTACCTCTAGTTTATCTAGGAATGAATGGTGACACATTTGCTGCACAATGTACTGAAAACTCGTTGAAAAAGGCCGGTGTCAAAGGAAAGGTTGTATTATGCGAGACAAGTGATCTCATGGCAACAGTTGAACAAGGCCAAAATGTGAAGGATGCTGGTGGCGCTGCCATGATTATCATGAACCAGGAGATTGAAGGATACACCATTATTGCCGATCTTCATGTTCTTCCTGCAACACATGTGAGTTTTGCTGCTGGACAAGCTATCAAGGCTTACATAAATTCGACATCCATGCCTCGAGCAACAATACTGTTCAAGGGAACGATTTTAGGAGTCAAGAATGCACCTGCAGTTGCCTCATTCTCCTCAAGAGGACCCAACAATGCTAGCCCAGGCATTTTGAAACCTGACATTATTGGGCCTGGAGTTAACATCCTTGCTGCATGGCCTCAGTCTGTCGAGAACATCGCAAACACAAGTTCAACATTCAACATACTCTCTGGTACCTCAATGTCATGTCCTCACCTTACTGGCATTGCCGCCTTATTAAAAAGTGCACATCCTAATTGGTCCCCAGCTGCTATCAAATCAGCTATCATGACCACTGCCAGCTTCGTGAACAGAAATGATGGCCACATCCACAATGAACAGATGTTTCCTGCAGACGTATTTGCTACTGGTGCTGGCCATGTGAACCCCCCAAGAGCTATTGACCCCGGGCTAACATATGACATACAACCAGATGATTACATTCCCTATTTATGTGGCTTGGGTTACACAGACGACCAAATTATGAAAATTGTGCAGAGCCCAGTTAAATGTTCAGCTATCCACAGAATTCAAGAAGCAGAGTTGAACTATCCTTCATTTGCGATTCAACTCAAGTCTAGTAAGCAGACATACAAAAGGGTAGTAACAAATGTTGGCGAGGCTCTTTCAACATATTATGTTGACATTGACAAGATTCAGGGTGTTGAAATCGATGTTCAGCCTAGAGTGCTCAACTTCAGAAAGGTCAACCAGAAGATCACCTACCAAATAAGTTTTAGAAGGCTAAACATGTCCGTTGGAAATTGGTATGAGCAAGGGGCAATCACATGGAATTCTGAAAAGCACAGAGTCAGAAGTCCAATCTCTGTTAAATTTGCCTAAACGAAGAAGTTGGCTGTTATCCTGTAATAATCTAGCAGCTAAAGTTCCAATTGCTTTCTAAATAATCAAATTACTACCCACTGAATTGATTACAACAGATTTGTTTTCAAGGTTCAGCTATTTGTGTAGCAATATTTTTCAAGTATCAGAGGCATAACCACACTCAGCTCGTAGTTTCATGACAACACTTTTAAGCGGCAAAGAaccattcatttttttatttttaatgatATGCATTTGGTGAACACTTCAGGCAATATAGTGCATTTAAGTTCTTTTCAAAATCGCTACATGGTTAAAAATGCACCTAGACATGGCTTGAATTTTCAGATATATATTCCTTGCCGAGCTCATAGGCGGTATGAGAATTTTGGCTTCAGGGAGGACGTGGTTGATGAAAACTTGACCGAGTCCACCGAttttatttactatttatttttttggtgcCTATTTTGTTCTTTTAGAGCACAGAATAGAATTATTCTACGTTACCCTATCAGTTTCATGATTTCACCATTCCAAGTTTCACGTCAAGGTAATTTACCTGTTTACTTGGACAAGTGGACGGAGGTTAGAATAATAAGCGCCATATCCAAAAGCATGATAATATTAATCCAGTATTCAATTTTAAAGTAGTTATATTTAGTCTGAAACAAAtatgaaaaagagaagaaatcttcAAGACCAGCATGAAGAATAAATCAGTAAACTAACATGTCAAAGAGAAGTCTAGATTCAGTCCACAGCACAGCGAATTTCTAATGtgaaataatcaaaatttttatgattaaagTAAAATTAGTGtgataattttgaatttcagttaATCAAGACTTCAAAATCTTATGACTAAAGTAATCAAAATTTAGATTAAAGAAATCTTAGTGGTTAAACCTTCTCTCTTCATTCAATTATTCAACCACTGAAATGAAATGTGCAAAAAGGGATTCCACATATAGCATCTTAGTCGTCAGATGCTATGTATCTTTACATATCGGAAACTTAAATCAGCCCAACTTCTGATCTTCCGTTTCAGATACTGCTAAGAAATGTTTCAAATCAAGATGTAGTTCACAATGTTAGGTTAGACCCAGTTCAGGCAAATGGCTGCCATTCAAATGCATGCAACGTAACGTGCAACCTCCCACCATCCCATCAAAGATGATCTCGACGTAATTGGATATTTTCCTTTATTGGTTTAATATTTTCATCGCCTGTCCCTAACGTGAAGATATTGAAATGCAACTAATTTGTGCTAGAGCACTCGAAGAGATCCTACAAAGACAAATTCGTCTTTTCTTGATGAAATCTTTAAGATTCTGGAAATCTGGTCCCTTCCATACAGTATCTCTGAAAAATTTCTCAATACAAGACTTCGTAAAGATATTAGCTGATTTAAGAAGTGGTGCTTTTGGCTGCAAGAAACCGAGCGAAGCACTGAGACGAGGACGAAAAGCCTTCCCCATTATAGATTCTCAAAAGGCGGCGGACGCTCTAATTAGGCTTTTACAGGACTGTGAACTATGAACTAACAGCTACTGAAATCAAAAGAAAGATGGGTAATCATGCAAGTTGATGCAGCGAGGGGCCATAGAACTTTTAATACTTTACTCAAGACTAATTGCCAATGTAATTGTTTTATGCACGGGGGACATATCACCGCTGTTAAGCGATGTTTGCAATCCTGAGTGATAATATCAGAAAAACTTTTGCCATCCATCGTTCAAACCCATAATTCTGTTCAAATCTCTATCCTTGGCACGTTCCATAATCGTGTATGTATCTATGCGAGTAGTTCATAGAGCTGGGATGACTCAGAGTGATACTttccgcaacggatcttctgtcccacaccctgtgccactctctATAACCATGCAAGGCAGGATATATCGAAATTTGCCGATGATGGCTCGTTTCCCAGTTGTCTCTTTTATCTTCATGGTTAGTTTCTCTCGAGCAGCTTTTCAGGAATTTGAAGTCATGCCTTTGGAAATAGTACCAGCAAGTAACACCTTTTCGCTGAAAGATTTAGAAACATATATAGTCCATGTAAGTTTACCTGCTGGGGTAAGTTCAACCAACTTAGAAGACCTGCAATACTGGTACCATTCTTTTATGCCGAAAA
It includes:
- the LOC113704989 gene encoding subtilisin-like protease → MAGMFVFPIAFLLFNFSSAFSDETKPVPVQTQPARDPLKNLTTYIVHLRLPAGDNSTQLNDLESWYQSFLPKNTTGLNDASRMVHSYRHVFTGFAAKLSPEEVKEMEKKEGFLDARPEKTLNLQTTHSPKFLGLYTNHQFQWQYGRGEGVIIGIIDSGITPGHPSFSDEGMQPPPPSWKGKCEFVGTGCNKKLIGARDLLGPKPGQPLDEIGHGTHTASTAAGNFVEGANVLRQANGTAAGMAPRAHLSIYRACYPSGMCTESAIVAAMDFAIQDNVTMLSMSLGGPSKLPFFDDPIALGAFQANKKGIFVSCSASNSGPENGSLSNEAPWILTVGASTIDRDIRATALLGNGDEFDGQSIYQPTDFPPTLLPLVYLGMNGDTFAAQCTENSLKKAGVKGKVVLCETSDLMATVEQGQNVKDAGGAAMIIMNQEIEGYTIIADLHVLPATHVSFAAGQAIKAYINSTSMPRATILFKGTILGVKNAPAVASFSSRGPNNASPGILKPDIIGPGVNILAAWPQSVENIANTSSTFNILSGTSMSCPHLTGIAALLKSAHPNWSPAAIKSAIMTTASFVNRNDGHIHNEQMFPADVFATGAGHVNPPRAIDPGLTYDIQPDDYIPYLCGLGYTDDQIMKIVQSPVKCSAIHRIQEAELNYPSFAIQLKSSKQTYKRVVTNVGEALSTYYVDIDKIQGVEIDVQPRVLNFRKVNQKITYQISFRRLNMSVGNWYEQGAITWNSEKHRVRSPISVKFA
- the LOC140012601 gene encoding subtilisin-like protease, which gives rise to MASMASITLFFILFLHSSLAILVASDVSNQIELETYIVHVQKPPASKVLSDLESLDSWYSSFLPATTADTNEEPRMVYSYHNVFTGFAAKLSSEEVKALENVEGFVSARPQKVVSLHTTHSPDFLGLHQNFGFWKESNYGRGTIIGVLDTGIRPDHPSFADEGMPPPPAKWKGRCEFNFTGACNNKLIGARFFRSAGGGTPLDEEGHGTHTASTAAGNFVKGANVFGNANGTAVGIAPFAHVAMYKVCSSSCPESDILAAMDVAIDDGVDILSISIGGFSSSFYDDNIALGAFSAMEKGIFVSCSAGNNGPFSSSLANEAPWILTVGASTIDRKTTATAVLGDNQEFDGQTLFQPKNFRHTQLPLIYPGLLNASDFGAPTCGSSTLNKTDIRGKIVLCMIGGSTTRIEKGKLIKDAGGAGMILMNTQSRANTTLADAHVLPATHIGYADGQKIISYINRTSNPTATIMFKGTIIGDVHAPAVAGFSSRGPSLVSPGILKPDIIGPGVNILAAWPVSVENNTNATSTFNIISGTSMSCPHLSGIAALLKSSHPDWSPAAIKSAIMTTADLLNIENRLIEDERYLPANIFATGAGHVNPSKANDPGLVYDILPEDYTPYLCGLNYTSRQVAIILQRKVNCTETIPEAQLNYPSFAIRLGSSSTPQTYTRTVTNVGDANESYKVQIIPPTGVSVAVGPSTLNFSEQNQRLTYQVTFSRTANSFSGTVHGFVIWSSAKHFVRSPVAATFL